A portion of the Tenacibaculum todarodis genome contains these proteins:
- a CDS encoding DUF4175 family protein, whose translation MNGYEKIKEKLQQFSRKYYTNELIKGSILFVSLGLLYLLFTLFIEYFLWLKPTARTILFWVFIIIELALLIRFIFFPLFKLFGLQKGISEEESSKIIGNHFPEVSDKLLNILQLKNENNQSELLLASIDQKANELQPVVFTKAIDFQKNKKYLKYAIIPLLLFGLTFLTGTNGALTQSLERVVNHRTAYTPPAPFLFSLKNDALEVIQGKPFSVSIETVGKVLPAEAKIYFNNQEYYLQNKGGGLFSYTFSEINEDVNFYVEANGIQSENFTINVIKTPTIQQLKMHLSYPNYVGKRNETISNTGNITVPQGTVINWQVTTNQTDSITFLSENNKVYFDKKAENSFTYAKRIRQGINYQIATSNNNLKEYEKLQYSVAIIRDEHPTIAVKSNIDSISRGPVQFAGQIADDYGLRKLELVYYDEKNPQAQQTFKLPITKENIQNFFYQFPDGITLQSGIDYEFFFQVFDNDAVNGNKKTASKIFSYRKKTEEEVEDELLKEQKNTIDNLQNSLEKQRKNKKDLEKIQFDLQNKKNMNWNDQKKVQNLIKRQEQYQEMMQRQTDQLKENFDEKKEQNDQLQEKKQDLKERIEELKKIAKEKKLLDELQKMAEKLNKEELVKKSKELAQKNKQQEKSLERILEMTKRFYVEQKMNQLANKLEDLAKKQEELAKKDATKEEQEKLNDEFKKAQKELNELQKENSKLKEPMDVPSMKELQKEAEKEQQEASKNLEQQNKEGAKKNQKKSAKKMKEMSQKMQETMQMMSQQMQEENKQDLRQILENLVTFSFEQEDLMKSINGTSASHPNFSKNLKKQYQLKTYFNHIDDSIYMLSIRVPKLTTEVQDLLGNAHYNLDQSLENFAENRFSSGVSNQRYVMTSTNTIADMLSNFLNAMNNPKPGSGSGGKGSGKSFSLPDIIQKQEDLIKKMQDGMKKGEQGKPKDGKKGKDGKPKKGENGKPGQGGEGEKMNGELYEIYKEQSKLRQQLQDAIKQGGEGAGEAKKALKKMEQLENEILDKGFTQGTLERMQKMNYELLKLDKATFEQGKEKKRKANTNLQEFEKNKAKQLKFKKLFYNQTEILNRQSLPLRQNYKKKVQEYFSVPVEKEK comes from the coding sequence ATGAATGGATACGAAAAAATAAAAGAGAAACTACAACAGTTTTCTCGTAAATACTATACAAACGAGTTAATAAAAGGAAGCATTTTATTTGTTTCTTTAGGGTTACTATACTTATTATTTACGCTGTTTATAGAGTATTTTTTGTGGTTGAAACCTACCGCAAGAACCATTCTTTTCTGGGTATTTATTATAATTGAATTGGCTTTACTTATTCGATTTATATTTTTTCCACTTTTTAAATTATTTGGTTTACAAAAAGGAATTTCTGAAGAAGAATCCTCAAAAATTATTGGTAATCATTTCCCGGAAGTAAGCGATAAATTATTAAATATTTTACAGCTTAAAAACGAAAATAATCAGTCGGAATTATTATTAGCAAGTATTGATCAAAAAGCAAACGAATTACAACCCGTAGTTTTCACTAAAGCAATTGATTTTCAGAAGAATAAAAAGTATTTAAAATACGCAATTATTCCATTATTACTTTTCGGATTAACATTTTTAACGGGTACAAACGGTGCTTTAACCCAAAGTTTAGAACGTGTTGTAAACCACAGAACAGCTTATACGCCGCCAGCTCCTTTTCTTTTTTCTTTAAAAAATGATGCTTTAGAAGTTATTCAAGGAAAACCCTTTTCTGTTTCTATAGAAACGGTTGGAAAAGTTTTACCTGCGGAAGCAAAAATATACTTTAATAATCAAGAATATTACTTGCAAAATAAAGGTGGTGGATTGTTTTCTTACACTTTTTCAGAAATTAATGAAGATGTAAATTTTTATGTTGAAGCAAACGGAATTCAGTCTGAAAACTTCACCATAAATGTGATAAAAACACCAACTATTCAGCAATTAAAAATGCATTTGTCTTATCCCAACTATGTTGGAAAACGAAACGAAACTATTTCTAATACTGGAAATATTACAGTTCCTCAAGGAACTGTAATAAACTGGCAAGTAACTACAAATCAAACAGATAGTATTACTTTTTTATCAGAAAACAACAAAGTTTATTTTGACAAAAAAGCTGAAAATAGTTTTACGTACGCTAAAAGAATACGACAAGGAATTAATTATCAAATAGCGACGTCTAACAACAACCTTAAAGAGTACGAAAAATTGCAATATTCTGTTGCTATTATTAGAGATGAACATCCAACAATTGCGGTAAAATCTAATATTGATAGTATTTCTCGTGGTCCAGTTCAATTTGCAGGTCAAATTGCAGATGATTATGGTTTACGTAAATTAGAATTGGTGTATTACGATGAGAAAAATCCGCAGGCACAACAAACTTTTAAACTGCCAATTACAAAAGAAAATATTCAGAATTTCTTTTATCAATTTCCTGACGGAATTACTTTACAAAGCGGAATTGATTACGAATTCTTTTTTCAGGTTTTTGATAATGATGCTGTAAACGGAAATAAAAAAACAGCAAGTAAAATATTTTCTTATCGAAAAAAGACTGAAGAAGAAGTAGAAGATGAGTTGTTAAAAGAGCAAAAAAATACGATTGACAACTTGCAAAATTCGCTTGAAAAGCAGCGAAAAAACAAGAAAGATTTAGAAAAAATTCAGTTCGATTTACAAAACAAAAAGAACATGAATTGGAACGATCAAAAGAAAGTTCAAAACTTAATAAAGCGTCAGGAACAATATCAAGAAATGATGCAGCGTCAAACAGATCAGCTAAAAGAAAATTTTGATGAGAAAAAGGAGCAAAACGATCAGCTTCAAGAGAAAAAACAAGACCTAAAAGAACGTATTGAAGAGCTTAAAAAAATAGCGAAAGAGAAAAAACTCTTAGACGAATTGCAAAAAATGGCTGAAAAGCTAAACAAAGAAGAGTTGGTTAAAAAAAGTAAAGAATTGGCTCAAAAAAATAAACAGCAAGAAAAAAGTTTAGAGCGTATTTTGGAAATGACTAAGCGTTTTTATGTAGAGCAAAAAATGAATCAACTTGCTAATAAGCTTGAAGATTTAGCTAAAAAACAAGAAGAACTTGCTAAAAAAGATGCAACAAAAGAAGAGCAAGAAAAACTAAATGACGAATTTAAAAAAGCACAAAAAGAGCTAAACGAACTTCAGAAAGAAAACAGTAAATTAAAGGAACCAATGGATGTTCCTTCAATGAAAGAATTGCAAAAAGAAGCAGAAAAAGAACAACAAGAAGCTTCTAAAAATTTAGAACAACAAAATAAAGAAGGAGCAAAGAAGAATCAGAAGAAATCTGCTAAAAAGATGAAGGAAATGAGCCAGAAGATGCAAGAAACAATGCAAATGATGAGCCAACAAATGCAGGAAGAAAATAAACAAGATTTACGTCAAATATTAGAAAACTTGGTTACTTTTTCATTTGAACAAGAAGATTTAATGAAATCTATAAATGGTACTTCTGCATCACATCCAAATTTTAGTAAAAACTTAAAGAAACAATATCAATTAAAAACATATTTCAATCATATTGATGATAGCATTTACATGTTATCAATTCGTGTTCCTAAATTAACTACTGAGGTTCAAGATTTATTAGGAAATGCACATTATAACTTAGATCAATCTTTAGAAAATTTTGCCGAAAATAGATTTTCTTCAGGTGTTTCTAATCAACGTTATGTAATGACGTCGACAAATACCATTGCAGATATGTTGAGTAATTTCTTAAATGCCATGAATAATCCAAAACCTGGAAGTGGTTCTGGTGGAAAAGGAAGTGGAAAATCTTTTAGTTTGCCAGATATAATTCAAAAACAAGAAGATTTAATTAAGAAGATGCAAGATGGAATGAAGAAAGGTGAACAAGGTAAGCCAAAAGATGGTAAAAAAGGGAAAGATGGAAAACCAAAAAAAGGCGAAAATGGAAAACCTGGACAAGGTGGAGAAGGGGAAAAAATGAATGGAGAATTGTACGAAATTTACAAGGAACAAAGTAAATTAAGGCAACAATTACAAGACGCTATTAAACAAGGAGGAGAAGGAGCTGGAGAAGCTAAAAAAGCGCTCAAAAAAATGGAGCAGTTAGAAAATGAAATACTTGATAAAGGTTTTACTCAAGGAACTTTAGAACGTATGCAAAAAATGAATTACGAACTCTTAAAATTAGATAAAGCAACTTTTGAACAAGGCAAAGAAAAAAAGCGAAAAGCAAATACAAACTTACAAGAGTTTGAAAAGAACAAAGCAAAGCAACTTAAATTTAAAAAGCTGTTTTACAATCAAACAGAGATTTTAAATAGACAATCCTTACCTTTGCGCCAGAATTATAAAAAGAAGGTGCAAGAATATTTTTCTGTGCCTGTAGAAAAAGAAAAATAA